CAGTCTTCTCAGTCCAGCGCTTTGCCACCAGGGCGTATTGGTCATTTCGTTAATTTCAAGTAATCAAGCAGTTATCAACTAAAACAACGTATATCCATGCTCTGCCAATACAGATATGCAGTACAGAAAACTGACTTCGTATAATAGTATTTATACGAAGTTAGGACAGGAGCATCCATGTTGCGATAAGATGGGCGCATTCAGACGGCGCAGAAAATCGGCAGCGCTACGCGAATTCTGGCGGGTTATCTCCCTGCTTTTATCTCAGAATTCACGTAGCGCGATCATAACAGTTTCGTTCATTAAACAGGCAAAAAATGATAAAAATGACTCAGCTGGCGACGCTTGGTTCCAACGGCGATGCGGATATCCGGGAGCGGTTAAAAGAATTTGTTCAGGACAGAGAGGCGTTTTCGCCCAATACCTGGCGACAGCTGCTGAGCGTCATGCGGATCTGCAGCCGGTGGGCAGATGAGAATCAGCGAACTTTTCTGCCTATGTCTTCTGCCGATCTGAGGGATTACCTGACCTTTCTGCAGGCCGGTGGACGGGCTTCATCTACAGTTAACGCACACGCCGCGCTGATTTCGATGTTACACCGTAACGCCGGACTGACGCCGCCTAATCATTCGCCGCTGGTTTTCCGCACGATAAAGAAGATAAACCGAACGGCTGTTATAGCGGGCGAGCGTGCCGGGCAGGCCGTTCCCTTCCGGCTACCCGATCTACTGGAGCTCGATGCGCAGTGGTCAGGCTCCTCCCGGCTGCAGGAAACCCGCGATCTGGCTTTTCTGCACGTAGCTTACGCCACACTTTTGCGCATCAGTGAGCTGTCGCGCCTGCGTGTGAGAGACTTGACGCGTGCGCAGGACGGCCGCATCATTCTTGACGTGGCGTGGACTAAAACCATCGTACAGACCGGCGGGCTGATCAAAGCGCTCAGCACCCTGCCTACTCAGCGGCTGGCGGAGTGGATCAACGTTGCCAGACTGGCCGGTGAACCAGATGCGTTTCTGTTCAGCCCGGTACACCGTTCTAACCGGGTTTTCATGTCCTCTGATGCACCAATGAGTACTCGCGCCCTTGAGGATATCTTTACACGAGCCTGGCGGACGTCAGGTATAGCTGGACAGACCAGAATCAACAAGAATCGCTATAACGGCTGGAGCGGACACAGCGCCCGCGTCGGTGCCGCACAGGACATGGCCGGACAGGGGTATCCTGTTGCGCAAATCATGCAGGAGGGAACGTGGAAAAAACCGGAGACTCTGATGCGTTACATTCGCCACGTTGACGCGCACAAAGGTGCTATGGTGGACTTCATGGAAAAACATACCGGCTGATCCACGCTTTTATATACCACGTCGGTCTGACCTGTCGTGCAGGATGATTCTTATGTCCGCTACACAGCGCCCCGCATAACAGCGGGAGTTATCCACAGGAAAAGTGAACAACCTGTGTACAAACAGGTACAGATT
The window above is part of the Erwinia pyri genome. Proteins encoded here:
- a CDS encoding tyrosine-type recombinase/integrase, whose amino-acid sequence is MTQLATLGSNGDADIRERLKEFVQDREAFSPNTWRQLLSVMRICSRWADENQRTFLPMSSADLRDYLTFLQAGGRASSTVNAHAALISMLHRNAGLTPPNHSPLVFRTIKKINRTAVIAGERAGQAVPFRLPDLLELDAQWSGSSRLQETRDLAFLHVAYATLLRISELSRLRVRDLTRAQDGRIILDVAWTKTIVQTGGLIKALSTLPTQRLAEWINVARLAGEPDAFLFSPVHRSNRVFMSSDAPMSTRALEDIFTRAWRTSGIAGQTRINKNRYNGWSGHSARVGAAQDMAGQGYPVAQIMQEGTWKKPETLMRYIRHVDAHKGAMVDFMEKHTG